Proteins found in one Larimichthys crocea isolate SSNF chromosome I, L_crocea_2.0, whole genome shotgun sequence genomic segment:
- the vax1 gene encoding ventral anterior homeobox 1, with the protein MEVRYNQETEGMGLKNGLKKGKDDKDSQGSLSKSFLKEQQDSFSPSGTMDNCEKNRGSSGDPDYCRRILVRDAKGSIREIILPKGLDLDRPKRTRTSFTAEQLYRLEMEFQRCQYVVGRERTELARQLSLSETQVKVWFQNRRTKQKKDQGKDSELRSVVSETAATCSVLRLLEQGRLLTPPGLPGLLPHCGSGTLGSALRPPSMAMASNGSSSSSSSGGSTGTAGSSPPLPAVTSSGTVAGLQSSPAAHSLFSFPMPSLLSGVATRISSNTLSMAGSLAGNLQELSARYLSSSAFEPYSRTNGKESMDKKILE; encoded by the exons ATGGAGGTCAGGTACAACCAAGAGACGGAAGGGATGGGGCTGAAGAATGGACTAAAGAAGGGGAAAGATGACAAGGACTCCCAGGGAAGCTTGTCCAAAAGCTTCCTCAAGGAGCAGCAGGACTCCTTTTCCCCCTCTGGGACCATGGACAACTGCGAGAAGAACAGGGGAAGCTCGGGGGACCCGGACTACTGTCGGAGAATACTAGTCAGAG ATGCTAAAGGTTCTATCCGAGAGATCATCCTGCCCAAGGGTTTGGATTTGGACCGGCCCAAGCGAACCCGAACCTCCTTCACGGCAGAGCAACTCTACCGGTTAGAGATGGAGTTTCAGAGGTGCCAGTATGTGGTCGGGAGGGAACGGACAGAACTGGCCCGCCAGCTCAGTCTGTCTGAAACTCAG GTGAAGGTCTGGTTCCAGAACCGGCGCACTAAGCAGAAGAAGGACCAGGGGAAGGACTCAGAGCTGCGTTCAGTGGTTTCAGAAACTGCAGCGACCTGCAGTGTCCTCAGACTGCTTGAGCAGGGTCGCCTGCTGACGCCTCCAGGCCTGCCGGGCCTCTTGCCCCACTGCGGCAGTGGCACACTGGGCTCTGCCCTGCGTCCTCCCTCCATGGCTATGGCCAGCAACggcagtagtagcagcagcagcagtggtggcagCACCGGCACAGCGGGCAGCAGTCCTCCTCTACCTGCCGTCACCAGCTCAGGAACAGTGGCAGGCCTGCAGAGCTCACCGGCAGCACACAGCCTCTTCAGCTTTCCCATGCCGTCTTTACTCAGCGGTGTCGCCACCCGCATTTCCTCCAACACCCTGTCCATGGCTGGCTCGCTTGCCGGCAACCTGCAAGAACTTTCCGCCCGCTACTTGAGCTCCTCTGCTTTTGAGCCTTATTCGCGGACCAATGGGAAAGAATCCATGGACAAGAAAATTCTGGAATGA